The Arthrobacter oryzae DNA window CCTGGCCCATGCGGACCTCGTGAACATCAGTGCCGAGCCCAAATTCATTACCCGCAAAGATGCCCCGGTGGCGGGGAAGGTGGGCCTTGTCAGCGGCGGCGGGAGCGGCCACGAACCGCTCCACGGAGGATTCGTCGGACTGGGCATGCTCGACGCCGCCGTACCCGGGGCCGTCTTCACCTCACCCACGCCCGACCAGATCATTCCGGCGACCCTCGCGGTGAACTCCGGCGCCGGAGTCGTGCATATCGTCAAGAACTACACCGGCGACGTCCTGAATTTCGAAACGGCCGCCGAAATGGCGGAAGCCGAAGGCGTCCAGGTCCGCACCGTCCTGGTCAACGACGACGTCGCTGTGGAGGACTCGCTCTACACTGCCGGCCGGCGCGGCGTGGGCGGCACGGTCCTGGTGGAGAAGATCGCCGGCGCGGCCGCGGAACGCGGGGACGGCCTGGACGCGGTCGCCGCCATCGGAGACCGGGTGAACCAGAACGTCCGCAGCATGGGCGTCGCCTTGACTGCCTGCACCGTCCCGCACGCCGGGACGCCCAGTTTTGACCTGGAGGAGAACGAAATCGAAATCGGCATCGGCATCCACGGTGAGCCCGGGCGGCACCGGATCCCCATGGAAAACGCCGACGGCATCACCGACCGCCTTCTGGAGCCCATCCTGTCCGACCTCGGCATTGCCTCCGGCGACAAGGTGCTCCTGTTCGTGAACGGCATGGGCGGGACGCCCCAAAGCGAGCTCTACATCGTGTACCGCCGCGCCGCCCAGGTGCTCGCGGAGAAGGGTGTCACGGTGGAGCGCTCCCTGGTGGGCAACTACATCACGTCCCTGGAGATGCAAGGCTGCTCCATCACGGTGCTGCGGCTCGACGACGAACTCACCGGCCTTTGGGATGCCCCGGTCCACACTGCCGCGCTGCGATGGGGCATCTGACCATGGGGCTGGACGTTGACTGGGCCGTTCGCTGGCTGACCCTTTCCGCGCAGGCCATGGCGGACCACCGGGTGGAACTGATTGAACTGGACCGTGCCATCGGGGATTCGGACCACGGAGAAAACATGGACCGCGGCTTCAAGGCCGTGATGGAAAAGCTCGCCGAGGCTCCCCCTGCCACGCCGGGAGCGGCCCTGAAGCTCACCGCCATGGCGTTGATGTCCAAGGTGGGAGGTGCCGCCGGCCCCCTCTACGGCACGGCGTTCCTGCGTGCTTCCACCTCACTGGGCGATACAACGGACATCGATCCTGCCGCGCTGGCCGCTGCCATCCAGGCCGCCCGCGACGGCGTGGTGGCCCGGGGCAAGGCCGAATCCGGCGATAAAACCATGGTGGACGCCTGGACGCCCGCCGTCGATGCCGCCGCGGCGCAGGCCGCCGAAGGCGACGGGAACGTCGTCAAAGTCCTCCTCGCGGCAGCGGAGGCCGCCGAGGCCGGTGCCGTCGCCACTGATCCGCTGATCGCCCGCAAGGGGCGCGCCAGCTACCTGGGGGAGCGCAGCGCCGGCCACCGCGACCCCGGTGCCGTCTCCACCGCCCTCATCCTGCGGGCCGCGGCCGGGGCAGCTGAATGACGGTCCGCCTCGTCGTGGTGTCCCATAGCGAAAAAATCGCCGACGGCGCCGTGGAGCTGGCCGCCCAAATGGCACCCGACGTCGTGATCCTCCCGGCGGGCGGTACCGATGACGGCCGGATCGGGACCAGCCTCGAAAAGGTCATGGCGGCCCTGGAACAGGCGGCCGGCGGCGACGGCGTGGTGGTGCTGACGGACCTCGGCTCCGCCGTGATGACGGCCGAATCGGC harbors:
- the dhaK gene encoding dihydroxyacetone kinase subunit DhaK encodes the protein MKKLINDPRAVVDESVEGFGLAHADLVNISAEPKFITRKDAPVAGKVGLVSGGGSGHEPLHGGFVGLGMLDAAVPGAVFTSPTPDQIIPATLAVNSGAGVVHIVKNYTGDVLNFETAAEMAEAEGVQVRTVLVNDDVAVEDSLYTAGRRGVGGTVLVEKIAGAAAERGDGLDAVAAIGDRVNQNVRSMGVALTACTVPHAGTPSFDLEENEIEIGIGIHGEPGRHRIPMENADGITDRLLEPILSDLGIASGDKVLLFVNGMGGTPQSELYIVYRRAAQVLAEKGVTVERSLVGNYITSLEMQGCSITVLRLDDELTGLWDAPVHTAALRWGI
- the dhaL gene encoding dihydroxyacetone kinase subunit DhaL yields the protein MGLDVDWAVRWLTLSAQAMADHRVELIELDRAIGDSDHGENMDRGFKAVMEKLAEAPPATPGAALKLTAMALMSKVGGAAGPLYGTAFLRASTSLGDTTDIDPAALAAAIQAARDGVVARGKAESGDKTMVDAWTPAVDAAAAQAAEGDGNVVKVLLAAAEAAEAGAVATDPLIARKGRASYLGERSAGHRDPGAVSTALILRAAAGAAE